A genome region from Variovorax paradoxus includes the following:
- a CDS encoding DUF411 domain-containing protein — protein MQRRTLLALAAGLPIGSFTGASLAAAPMVEIWKDPDCGCCQDWVKHLNRSGFATRVHNEGNGATRQRLAMPASLGSCHTGLVGGYAIEGHVPAREVQRLLKEKPRAVGLAVPGMPVGSPGMDGPAYGGRRDPYDVLLVLADGSTRVYQAYR, from the coding sequence ATGCAACGAAGAACCCTGCTCGCGTTGGCCGCCGGCCTGCCCATCGGCTCCTTTACCGGAGCGTCACTGGCCGCTGCGCCGATGGTCGAGATCTGGAAGGACCCGGACTGCGGCTGCTGCCAGGACTGGGTGAAGCACCTCAACAGAAGCGGCTTTGCCACCCGCGTGCACAACGAGGGAAACGGCGCCACGCGCCAGCGGCTGGCCATGCCGGCCAGCCTGGGCTCGTGCCACACCGGCCTGGTCGGCGGCTACGCCATCGAAGGCCACGTGCCCGCGCGAGAAGTGCAGCGGCTGCTCAAGGAAAAGCCCAGGGCCGTGGGCCTCGCGGTGCCGGGCATGCCGGTCGGATCGCCCGGCATGGACGGCCCGGCGTATGGCGGCCGGCGCGACCCCTACGACGTGCTGCTCGTGCTGGCCGACGGCAGCACGCGCGTCTATCAAGCCTACCGATGA
- a CDS encoding succinylglutamate desuccinylase, with translation MSAFELSPPDISAWRAGNTGTEGVWHFEAERPGRHVMISALVHGNEVCGAWALKGLLEAGVRPQRGRLTLAFCNLEAFGRFDPHDHDASRFVDEDLNRQWSADRLAAGSTRERRRAAALQPHVAQADWLLDLHSMHEPSAPLTLTGMQPRNLALARQLRSPEHIVIDAGHKDGVRMRDFGRFGAPDADPATDAMALLVECGFHGDPASRTVAQDQCARFLRAAGALDNAAIASLLPGWLQPDAPRQWALDVTGPVVARSEDFRFARPFTGLEVIEKAGTVIGWNDGEPVATPYDDCVLVMPSTRQAKPGVTVVRYARRRPL, from the coding sequence GTGTCCGCATTCGAACTTTCCCCGCCCGACATCTCGGCCTGGCGCGCCGGCAATACCGGCACGGAGGGCGTCTGGCATTTCGAGGCCGAACGGCCCGGGCGCCACGTGATGATCAGTGCGCTGGTGCACGGCAACGAAGTCTGCGGCGCCTGGGCGCTCAAGGGCCTGCTGGAAGCCGGCGTGCGCCCGCAGCGCGGGCGCCTCACCCTGGCGTTCTGCAACCTCGAGGCCTTCGGGCGCTTCGATCCGCACGACCATGACGCCTCGCGCTTCGTCGACGAAGACCTCAACCGCCAATGGTCCGCCGACCGCCTCGCGGCCGGCAGCACGCGCGAGCGGCGGCGTGCCGCGGCGCTGCAGCCTCATGTGGCACAGGCCGACTGGCTGCTCGACCTGCATTCGATGCACGAGCCCTCCGCGCCCCTGACGCTCACCGGCATGCAGCCGCGCAACCTGGCGCTGGCGCGGCAGCTGCGCAGCCCGGAGCACATCGTGATCGACGCCGGCCACAAGGACGGCGTGCGCATGCGCGACTTCGGCCGCTTCGGCGCACCCGACGCCGACCCGGCGACCGACGCCATGGCGCTGCTGGTGGAGTGCGGCTTCCACGGCGACCCGGCCAGCCGCACCGTGGCGCAGGACCAGTGCGCGCGCTTCCTGCGCGCGGCCGGCGCACTGGACAACGCGGCCATTGCGAGCCTGCTCCCCGGCTGGCTGCAGCCCGATGCGCCACGCCAGTGGGCGCTGGACGTGACCGGCCCGGTGGTCGCGCGAAGCGAGGACTTCCGCTTCGCCAGGCCCTTCACCGGGCTCGAGGTGATCGAGAAGGCCGGCACCGTCATCGGCTGGAACGACGGCGAACCCGTGGCCACGCCCTACGACGACTGCGTGCTGGTGATGCCCTCGACGCGCCAGGCCAAGCCGGGCGTGACGGTGGTGCGGTACGCACGGCGCCGGCCGCTCTGA
- a CDS encoding GNAT family N-acetyltransferase: protein MQIEQAQPSEAATVAAVLNEAARWIAAEGRPLWTPADIAPERVRRDTEAGGYFIARSRAEVAGVVRLDLEDPHFWPEIESGSSLYVHKLAVRRAFAGHGVPSLLLDFARERAHRLGRGFLRLDCVADRAPLRALYERNGFSLHSVIHKGERAFARFELPVATFAG from the coding sequence ATGCAGATCGAACAAGCCCAGCCCTCCGAAGCCGCCACCGTCGCGGCCGTATTGAACGAAGCCGCCCGGTGGATCGCCGCGGAAGGGCGACCGCTGTGGACCCCGGCGGACATCGCGCCGGAGCGCGTCCGGCGCGACACCGAAGCCGGCGGCTACTTCATCGCGCGCAGCCGCGCCGAGGTGGCGGGTGTCGTGCGGCTCGACCTCGAAGACCCGCACTTCTGGCCCGAGATCGAAAGCGGCAGCTCGCTCTACGTGCACAAGCTCGCAGTGCGCCGCGCGTTTGCAGGCCACGGTGTGCCGTCGCTGCTGCTGGACTTCGCCCGCGAGCGCGCACACCGCCTGGGCCGCGGGTTCCTGCGTCTGGACTGCGTGGCCGACCGCGCGCCGCTGCGCGCGCTGTACGAGCGCAACGGCTTCTCGCTGCACAGCGTGATCCACAAGGGCGAACGCGCCTTCGCACGCTTCGAACTGCCCGTGGCGACTTTCGCCGGGTAA
- a CDS encoding multicopper oxidase family protein: MNRRNFFAGAATAVAATTVSRVAMAALPEPVSQSSTATAPPLAPPNGRPYNPVVTLNGWTLPWRMNAGPHGQVKEFHLVAEPVVREMAPGFKVNMWGYNGQSPGPTIEVVEGDRVRIYVTNRLPEHTTVHWHGQRLPNGMDGVGGITQPHIPPGKTFVYEFTARRPGTFMYHPHADEMVQMAMGMMGFWVTHPKDSHPLIDPVQRDFCFLLGSFDVEPGSATPKVNTMTDFNIWSFNSRVFPAIDTLNVRKGDRVRIRAGNLTMTNHPVHIHGHEFEVTGTDGGPVPRTARWPEVSVDVAVGQMRQMEFIADEEGDWALHCHKAHHTMGPMGHEVPTMIGVDHKGVAEKIRKLVPDYMVMGDKGMADMGGMEMPIPDNTLPMMTGTGPFGAAEMGGMFTLLKVRRDQKPGDYRDPGWFRHPAGTVAREVPGAGVPPAARHAPAPSANGARDATGTPDATVRKPAGHGAHNH, encoded by the coding sequence ATGAACCGCCGCAACTTCTTCGCAGGCGCCGCCACCGCGGTCGCCGCCACCACCGTCAGCCGCGTGGCCATGGCCGCGCTGCCCGAGCCGGTCTCGCAAAGCTCCACCGCCACCGCGCCGCCGCTGGCGCCTCCCAACGGCCGCCCCTACAACCCCGTCGTCACGCTCAACGGCTGGACGCTGCCCTGGCGCATGAACGCCGGCCCGCACGGTCAAGTAAAGGAATTTCACCTCGTCGCCGAGCCCGTGGTGCGCGAGATGGCGCCCGGCTTCAAGGTCAACATGTGGGGCTACAACGGCCAGTCGCCCGGCCCGACCATCGAGGTGGTCGAGGGCGACCGCGTGCGCATCTACGTGACCAACCGGCTGCCCGAGCACACCACCGTGCACTGGCACGGCCAGCGCCTGCCCAACGGCATGGACGGCGTGGGCGGCATCACGCAGCCGCACATTCCGCCGGGCAAGACTTTCGTCTACGAGTTCACCGCGCGCCGGCCCGGCACCTTCATGTACCACCCGCATGCCGACGAGATGGTGCAGATGGCGATGGGAATGATGGGGTTCTGGGTGACGCACCCGAAGGACAGCCATCCGCTGATCGACCCGGTGCAGCGCGACTTCTGCTTCCTGCTCGGCAGCTTCGACGTGGAGCCCGGCAGCGCCACGCCCAAGGTCAACACCATGACCGACTTCAATATCTGGAGCTTCAACAGCCGCGTGTTCCCCGCCATCGACACGCTCAATGTGCGCAAGGGCGACCGCGTGCGCATCCGCGCGGGCAACCTCACGATGACCAACCACCCGGTTCACATCCACGGCCACGAGTTCGAGGTGACCGGGACGGACGGCGGGCCCGTGCCGCGCACCGCGCGCTGGCCGGAGGTGTCGGTGGACGTGGCCGTGGGCCAGATGCGGCAGATGGAGTTCATTGCCGACGAGGAAGGCGACTGGGCGCTGCACTGCCACAAGGCGCACCACACCATGGGTCCGATGGGGCACGAGGTGCCGACCATGATCGGCGTCGACCACAAGGGCGTGGCCGAGAAGATTCGCAAGCTCGTGCCCGACTACATGGTGATGGGCGACAAGGGCATGGCGGACATGGGCGGGATGGAAATGCCCATCCCCGACAACACGCTGCCCATGATGACCGGCACCGGCCCGTTCGGCGCGGCCGAGATGGGCGGCATGTTCACGCTGCTGAAGGTGCGGCGCGACCAGAAGCCCGGTGACTACCGCGATCCGGGCTGGTTCAGGCACCCGGCCGGCACGGTGGCGCGTGAAGTTCCGGGCGCCGGCGTGCCACCGGCCGCCCGCCATGCGCCTGCGCCATCGGCGAACGGCGCACGCGATGCCACCGGCACCCCCGACGCCACCGTGCGCAAGCCCGCCGGGCACGGCGCACACAACCACTGA
- a CDS encoding Bug family tripartite tricarboxylate transporter substrate binding protein: MIFPRAFSSCLALALCGLAAQAPALADTYPSKPITLVVGYPPGGSTDLTGRALGVELSHRLGVPVIIDNIGGAGGAIGAQKVANAAPDGYTLLAGANNEIAINRLVNASVRYEPKDFTPIGLIASQPLVLVAAPGAGVKNTGEFIALLKKNPGKYSYGSSGVGTSLHLAGEMVKQQGGVAMTHVPYRGVAPLTNDLLGGNIDFGVFVLSSALPYIRSGKMVALGTTEAKRSAITPDLPALGETPALQRMDIGVWFALMGPAKLPEPVVARLRKALDETLQSPDFRKKMEATSSVVPLAPLDIERFLVTETAKYRDIVQFANIKE; encoded by the coding sequence ATGATCTTCCCGCGTGCTTTCTCTTCCTGCCTTGCGCTGGCCCTCTGCGGCCTTGCCGCACAGGCGCCCGCGCTCGCCGACACCTATCCCAGCAAACCGATCACGCTGGTGGTCGGCTATCCGCCGGGTGGCTCGACCGACCTGACCGGGCGCGCGCTGGGCGTGGAGCTGTCGCACCGGCTCGGCGTGCCGGTGATCATCGACAACATCGGCGGCGCCGGCGGTGCGATCGGCGCGCAGAAGGTGGCCAATGCCGCGCCCGACGGCTACACGCTGCTGGCGGGCGCCAACAACGAGATCGCCATCAACAGGCTGGTCAACGCCAGCGTGCGCTACGAGCCGAAGGATTTCACGCCGATCGGGCTGATCGCGTCGCAGCCGCTGGTGCTGGTGGCGGCGCCCGGCGCGGGCGTGAAGAACACCGGCGAGTTCATCGCGCTGCTGAAGAAGAATCCCGGCAAGTACAGCTACGGCAGCTCGGGCGTGGGCACCTCGCTGCACCTGGCCGGCGAGATGGTCAAGCAGCAGGGCGGCGTGGCCATGACGCACGTGCCCTACCGCGGCGTGGCGCCGCTCACCAACGACCTGCTGGGCGGCAACATCGACTTCGGCGTGTTCGTGCTCTCGAGCGCGCTGCCCTACATCCGCAGCGGCAAGATGGTGGCGCTGGGCACCACAGAGGCGAAGCGATCGGCCATCACGCCGGACCTGCCCGCGCTCGGCGAGACCCCCGCGCTGCAGCGCATGGACATCGGGGTGTGGTTCGCGCTGATGGGGCCGGCGAAGCTGCCCGAACCGGTGGTGGCGCGGTTGAGAAAGGCGCTGGATGAAACGCTGCAGTCGCCCGACTTCCGCAAGAAGATGGAAGCCACCAGCTCGGTCGTCCCACTGGCGCCGTTGGACATCGAGCGCTTCCTCGTCACCGAGACCGCCAAATACCGGGACATCGTGCAATTCGCCAACATCAAGGAATGA
- a CDS encoding ATP-binding protein — MLHMVCGKIGAGKSTLMRQLAQAPATVLINEDTWLAALYPGEIHELPDYVRSAGRLKQAMAGHVVALLEAGVSVVLDFPANTVSNRNWMRGIFEAAGAAHTLHFLDVPDAVCKQRLHARNASGEHPFETTDAQFDLISSHFVAPLPHEGFAVLRHV; from the coding sequence ATGCTTCACATGGTCTGCGGCAAGATCGGCGCCGGCAAGTCGACGCTCATGCGGCAACTTGCCCAGGCACCCGCCACGGTGCTGATCAACGAGGACACGTGGCTCGCCGCGCTGTACCCGGGCGAGATCCACGAGCTGCCCGACTACGTGCGCAGCGCGGGCCGGCTGAAGCAGGCCATGGCAGGCCATGTGGTGGCCTTGCTCGAGGCCGGCGTGTCGGTGGTGCTCGACTTTCCCGCCAACACCGTGAGCAACCGCAACTGGATGCGCGGCATCTTCGAGGCCGCTGGCGCGGCGCACACGCTGCACTTTCTCGACGTGCCCGACGCGGTCTGCAAGCAACGTCTGCACGCACGCAACGCGAGCGGGGAGCATCCGTTCGAGACGACGGATGCGCAATTCGACCTGATCAGCAGCCATTTCGTGGCGCCATTGCCGCACGAAGGCTTCGCCGTGCTGCGACATGTCTGA
- a CDS encoding DUF1439 domain-containing protein, translated as MHIRPSLTHPPRRRVLRALLGAAALQAPFAALAGFNFFTSEYTATRDELQAQIAKRFPVAERYAEIFMVGLRDPQLGLNAQDNRAAITATLTIASPLLAASPVQGIVSVSSALRYDAAARALRLDQPKAERLELQGVEGRDAERLQRVGAVVAQELLQGQVLRSFTADELTVGRKTYEIGDITVQDNGIKVQLK; from the coding sequence ATGCACATCCGCCCCAGTCTCACCCACCCTCCGCGCCGTCGGGTGCTGCGCGCGCTGCTGGGCGCCGCAGCCCTGCAAGCGCCCTTCGCCGCGCTCGCCGGCTTCAATTTCTTCACCAGCGAATACACCGCCACGCGCGACGAGCTGCAGGCGCAGATCGCCAAGCGCTTTCCCGTGGCCGAGCGCTATGCCGAGATCTTCATGGTCGGCCTGCGCGATCCGCAGCTGGGCCTGAACGCACAGGACAACCGCGCGGCCATCACGGCGACGCTGACCATCGCCAGCCCGCTGCTGGCGGCTTCGCCGGTGCAGGGCATCGTGTCGGTCAGCAGCGCGCTCAGGTACGACGCAGCCGCGCGCGCGCTGCGGCTCGACCAGCCCAAGGCCGAGCGGCTCGAGCTGCAGGGCGTCGAGGGCCGCGACGCCGAACGGCTGCAGCGCGTGGGCGCGGTGGTGGCGCAGGAACTGCTGCAAGGCCAGGTGCTTCGCAGCTTCACTGCCGACGAACTCACCGTAGGCCGCAAGACCTACGAGATCGGCGACATCACGGTGCAGGACAACGGCATCAAGGTCCAACTCAAATGA
- a CDS encoding copper-binding protein, which produces MKKLAIALSTALLCAAAFAQAALPSVEGEVRKVDADAKKITLKHGDIPNLDMSGMTMVFRVKDPALLTQVKPGDKVQFTADKVDGALTVISIAPAN; this is translated from the coding sequence ATGAAGAAGCTCGCCATCGCCCTGTCCACCGCCCTGCTCTGCGCCGCCGCGTTCGCGCAGGCAGCACTGCCGTCCGTCGAAGGCGAAGTCCGCAAGGTCGACGCCGACGCAAAGAAGATCACGCTGAAGCACGGCGACATTCCCAACCTCGACATGAGCGGCATGACCATGGTCTTCCGCGTGAAGGACCCGGCACTGCTCACGCAGGTGAAGCCCGGCGACAAGGTGCAGTTCACCGCGGACAAGGTCGACGGGGCGCTGACCGTGATCTCGATCGCACCCGCGAACTGA
- a CDS encoding P1 family peptidase gives MSASPHSSRSSDLSLSAGAITDVAGIEVGHFSDTRRPTGCTVIMARDGAVGGVDVRGAAPGTRETDLLAPGNLVQQVHAVMLAGGSAWGLAAAEGAMRWMEERNIGMDVRFGTLPIVPAAVLFDLPMGDARIRPDAAAGYAACEAASNAAPAEGNVGAGTGALVGKLFGVHRAMKGGVGTASVTVGGVTVGALIAVNSLGDVIDHNTGQPVAGARTEDGKALLDTRRALLRGELPKPLLAGTNTTIGVIATDAVLTKVQANRLATVAHDGLARAINPVHTMSDGDTLFALATGRVPLEGSAPGMTVLSTMAAEAVAIATLRAVHAARTVTVGELHIPCAADIAAQRA, from the coding sequence ATGTCCGCCTCCCCTCATTCATCCCGCTCCTCCGACCTCTCCCTTTCCGCCGGCGCCATCACCGATGTCGCAGGCATCGAGGTCGGCCATTTCTCCGACACCCGCCGCCCCACCGGTTGCACCGTGATCATGGCCCGCGACGGTGCCGTGGGCGGTGTGGACGTGCGCGGCGCAGCGCCCGGCACGCGCGAGACCGACCTGCTCGCGCCCGGCAACCTCGTGCAGCAGGTGCACGCCGTGATGCTCGCGGGCGGCAGCGCCTGGGGCCTGGCCGCGGCCGAAGGCGCGATGCGCTGGATGGAGGAAAGAAACATCGGCATGGACGTGCGCTTCGGCACCTTGCCGATCGTGCCGGCCGCCGTGCTGTTCGACCTGCCGATGGGTGACGCGCGCATCCGACCCGACGCCGCTGCCGGCTACGCCGCATGCGAGGCCGCGAGCAACGCGGCGCCCGCCGAGGGCAACGTGGGCGCAGGCACCGGTGCGCTGGTCGGCAAGCTGTTCGGCGTGCATCGCGCGATGAAGGGCGGCGTCGGCACCGCCTCGGTCACGGTCGGCGGGGTCACGGTGGGCGCGCTCATCGCAGTCAATTCGCTGGGCGACGTGATCGACCACAACACCGGCCAGCCCGTGGCCGGCGCCCGCACCGAGGACGGCAAGGCACTGCTCGACACGCGCCGCGCGCTGCTGCGCGGCGAGCTGCCCAAGCCCCTGCTGGCCGGCACCAACACCACCATCGGCGTGATCGCCACCGACGCCGTGCTCACCAAGGTGCAGGCCAACCGCCTCGCCACCGTGGCGCACGACGGCCTCGCGCGCGCCATCAACCCGGTGCACACCATGAGCGACGGCGACACGCTGTTCGCACTGGCCACCGGCCGCGTGCCGCTCGAAGGCAGCGCACCGGGCATGACGGTGCTGAGCACCATGGCGGCCGAAGCGGTGGCCATCGCCACGCTGCGCGCGGTGCATGCAGCGCGCACGGTGACGGTGGGCGAGCTGCACATTCCCTGCGCGGCAGACATCGCGGCGCAGCGCGCCTGA
- a CDS encoding TolC family protein, translating to MRTSGARRNPASFTTRPAAALAMAAVLAGCASLSPDGGSTDVQALVGANPLLAGATAQRMPDAASQQRIDELLARPLDAEAAVRIALVNGPRVQDAFATLQLSDADRVQAASLPNPVFAFGRLTEGSEREIDRLISFNVIGLLTLPWRARWAGERHESARLQAAQSVLVLAADTRRAWVRAVAAQQSVAYLRDAKEAAEAGAELAHRMAQAGNWSALQRTREQLLLADAAAQLARAEQSAVASREQLTRLLGLNGERAARYVLPDRLPPLPGAAPEPGDVQALALRDRLDVRAAQAQNTAAARSLGLTHATGVVNAMELGVARNTTFDNGPDRSRRTQRGFELELPIPLFDWGQARNGRAEALYLQSAARVRDVGVLAASEAREAWQGWNTAYGIARRYRDEVLPLRRKVNEEMVLRYNGMLASVWELLGETRASMLAVSASIEAQRDFWLADTDLQLVLTGSSPGGMTALQAATATGGNTE from the coding sequence ATGCGTACCTCCGGCGCGCGCCGGAACCCCGCGTCATTTACGACAAGGCCGGCGGCCGCGCTGGCCATGGCGGCCGTGCTCGCGGGCTGCGCCAGCCTCTCGCCTGACGGCGGCAGCACCGACGTGCAGGCGCTGGTCGGCGCCAACCCGCTGCTCGCAGGGGCCACCGCGCAACGCATGCCCGACGCGGCCTCGCAGCAGCGCATCGACGAGCTGCTGGCCCGGCCGCTCGACGCCGAGGCCGCCGTGCGCATCGCGCTGGTCAACGGCCCGCGCGTCCAGGACGCCTTTGCCACATTGCAACTGAGCGACGCCGACCGCGTGCAGGCCGCGAGCCTGCCGAACCCGGTGTTCGCCTTTGGCCGTCTCACCGAAGGCAGCGAGCGCGAGATCGACCGGCTGATCAGCTTCAACGTGATAGGCCTGCTCACGCTGCCGTGGCGGGCGCGCTGGGCCGGCGAGCGCCATGAATCGGCCAGGCTGCAGGCAGCGCAGAGCGTGCTGGTGCTGGCCGCCGACACGCGCCGCGCATGGGTGCGTGCGGTGGCCGCACAGCAGAGCGTGGCCTACCTGCGTGACGCGAAGGAGGCGGCCGAAGCCGGCGCCGAACTCGCGCACCGCATGGCGCAGGCCGGCAACTGGAGCGCGCTTCAGCGCACGCGCGAACAGCTGCTGCTGGCCGATGCCGCCGCGCAACTGGCACGCGCCGAGCAGTCCGCGGTCGCCTCGCGCGAACAGCTCACGCGGCTGCTCGGCCTGAACGGCGAGCGTGCGGCCCGTTATGTGCTGCCCGACCGCCTGCCGCCGCTGCCCGGCGCCGCGCCCGAACCGGGCGACGTGCAGGCGCTCGCGCTGCGCGACCGGCTCGACGTGCGCGCCGCGCAGGCGCAAAACACCGCCGCGGCCCGATCGCTCGGACTCACGCACGCCACGGGTGTCGTGAACGCGATGGAACTGGGCGTGGCGCGCAACACCACTTTCGACAACGGTCCCGACCGATCGCGCCGCACGCAGCGCGGCTTCGAGCTCGAGTTGCCGATACCGCTGTTCGACTGGGGCCAGGCGCGCAACGGCCGCGCCGAGGCGCTGTACCTGCAGTCGGCGGCACGCGTGCGCGACGTGGGCGTGCTGGCCGCGAGCGAGGCGCGCGAAGCCTGGCAAGGCTGGAACACGGCCTACGGCATCGCGCGGCGCTACCGCGACGAAGTGCTGCCGCTGCGCAGGAAGGTCAACGAGGAAATGGTGCTCCGCTACAACGGCATGCTCGCGAGCGTCTGGGAACTGCTGGGCGAGACACGCGCCAGCATGCTCGCGGTGAGCGCCAGTATCGAGGCGCAGCGCGACTTCTGGCTGGCCGACACCGACCTTCAACTGGTGCTGACGGGCAGTTCGCCCGGCGGCATGACGGCGCTGCAGGCTGCGACCGCCACGGGAGGGAACACCGAATGA
- a CDS encoding LysR family transcriptional regulator: protein MQFKWMEDFIVLAQTRSFTRAAELRHVTHPAFGRRIRALESWAGTALVERGSSPVALTPAGESFLENASQMVRGVESSREELHTVAGREVRTVTLVTGRTLARTVMADWLVRLQPVLRGGEIRVQTGALAETVRMIEHNEVDFSLIFHHPALTFRLDGRQFAHVTVASDKLVPVSRADAQGRAAHSFDGPGDVPFLSYVRTLAMGRLVEDLLANNPHAPRLKRRIECDSADALYEYVLRGLGVAWLPWSMVQADCKAGRLVPTGGRRMEVRFEVRLYRPKRRLGTLAEDVWRAMAAR from the coding sequence ATGCAATTCAAGTGGATGGAAGACTTCATCGTGCTGGCGCAGACGCGCAGCTTCACGCGCGCAGCAGAACTGCGCCATGTGACGCACCCGGCTTTCGGCCGCCGCATCCGTGCGCTGGAGTCATGGGCCGGCACGGCGCTCGTCGAGCGCGGCAGTTCTCCGGTGGCACTGACACCTGCCGGCGAGAGCTTCCTGGAGAACGCGAGCCAGATGGTGCGCGGCGTGGAAAGCTCGCGCGAGGAACTGCACACCGTGGCCGGCCGCGAGGTGCGCACGGTGACGCTCGTAACGGGCCGCACGCTGGCACGCACGGTGATGGCCGACTGGCTGGTGCGGCTGCAGCCGGTGCTGCGCGGCGGCGAGATCCGCGTGCAGACCGGGGCGCTGGCCGAAACGGTGCGCATGATCGAGCACAACGAGGTCGACTTCTCGCTGATCTTCCATCACCCGGCACTGACCTTCCGGCTCGACGGGCGGCAGTTCGCGCACGTCACGGTGGCGTCCGACAAGCTGGTGCCGGTCTCGCGCGCCGATGCGCAAGGCCGAGCGGCGCACAGCTTCGACGGCCCCGGCGACGTGCCGTTTCTCTCGTATGTGCGCACGCTGGCCATGGGACGGCTGGTGGAAGACCTGCTGGCCAACAACCCGCACGCGCCGCGGCTGAAGCGCCGCATCGAATGCGATTCGGCGGACGCGCTCTACGAATATGTGCTGCGCGGCCTCGGCGTGGCGTGGCTGCCGTGGTCGATGGTGCAGGCCGACTGCAAGGCCGGCCGGCTGGTGCCCACGGGCGGCCGGCGCATGGAAGTGCGCTTCGAGGTGCGGTTGTACCGCCCCAAGCGCCGGCTGGGAACGCTGGCCGAGGACGTCTGGCGCGCCATGGCGGCGCGCTAG
- a CDS encoding glycerophosphodiester phosphodiesterase has translation MKTALLAAAMLIAGCASIAPAAKQHFDLEAHRGGRGLAPENTLAAFDNAIDLGVSTLELDIGLTADGVVVISHDTSLNPDHTRDASGNWLAPKSGAAIRTLTLAQLQTYDVGRLNPSSNYGKQFALQRGRDGERIPTLAALFARVQARGAEAATVRFNIETKIDPTRPAETAAPEPMVRALLAEIDKAGMANRVTVQSFDWRTLALVGQLAPQLPRAYLTTPRTLKDSRWTAGLDAASFASVPQMVRAASANAPGAVTWSPAYAGLTPAVIKEAQKLGMKVLPWTVNERADMLRLMDAGADGIITDYPDVLRDLMRERELSLPPPGKSSP, from the coding sequence ATGAAAACCGCTCTTCTCGCCGCCGCCATGCTCATCGCCGGCTGCGCGTCCATCGCGCCCGCCGCCAAGCAGCACTTCGACCTCGAGGCCCACCGCGGCGGACGCGGGCTGGCGCCCGAGAACACGCTGGCGGCATTCGACAATGCCATCGACCTGGGCGTGAGCACGCTCGAACTCGACATCGGGCTCACGGCCGACGGCGTGGTGGTGATCTCGCACGACACCTCGCTCAACCCCGACCACACGCGCGATGCCAGCGGCAACTGGCTCGCGCCGAAGAGCGGCGCGGCCATCCGCACGCTCACGCTGGCGCAGCTGCAGACCTACGACGTAGGCCGGCTGAACCCGTCGAGCAACTACGGCAAGCAGTTCGCGCTGCAGCGCGGTCGCGACGGCGAACGCATTCCGACACTGGCGGCGCTGTTCGCGCGGGTGCAGGCGCGCGGTGCGGAAGCCGCCACGGTGCGCTTCAACATCGAGACCAAGATCGATCCGACCCGGCCTGCCGAGACTGCGGCGCCCGAGCCGATGGTGCGCGCCCTGCTGGCGGAGATCGACAAGGCGGGCATGGCGAATCGCGTGACCGTCCAGAGCTTCGACTGGCGCACGCTGGCGCTGGTCGGCCAGCTCGCGCCGCAGCTGCCGCGCGCCTACCTCACCACGCCCCGCACGCTGAAGGACAGCCGCTGGACGGCCGGGCTCGACGCGGCCAGCTTCGCGTCGGTGCCGCAGATGGTCCGGGCCGCTTCGGCCAACGCGCCGGGTGCGGTGACGTGGTCGCCGGCCTACGCCGGCCTGACGCCCGCTGTCATCAAGGAAGCGCAGAAGCTCGGCATGAAGGTGCTGCCCTGGACCGTGAACGAGCGCGCCGACATGCTGCGGCTGATGGACGCGGGCGCGGACGGAATCATCACCGACTACCCCGACGTTCTGCGCGACCTGATGCGCGAGCGCGAGCTGTCGCTGCCACCTCCCGGAAAGAGCTCGCCATGA